In Mobula birostris isolate sMobBir1 chromosome 2, sMobBir1.hap1, whole genome shotgun sequence, the genomic stretch TCCATTGCGCATTTCCCTGAGTATATCTGTTCTCAGTCTATGCTCCCAACTTCCTACCTAGTAGCAGTTTAGTTGTCCTTCCAGCAGTTAGGCACTTTCCCATACCATTGGCTCCCATCCCTGTCCAAAGCTATGGTAAACGTCAGGGAGTTGTGGgcactgtctctgaaatgctcaccaccgagagatctgacaacTGATCTGGTTCAATGCCTAGTACCAGATCAAGTATGACCTATCCATATTCTacgtcaggaatccttcctggacacacctaacaactctgccccacctaaaccttttgcactaaggaggtgtCAATCAATCTTATAGAAGCTAAGTCACCCGTTGCAACAACCCTggtatttttgcatctttccagaatctgtctcttgATCTGCATCTCAGTGTCTCTATGAATATTGGGGAGGGAGTGGGTTCTATAAAATATTTCCTATAGTGATTGCTCCCTTTCCGTTTTTGACTTCCACCAACACTGTAGACGATcatgtcctccctttctgcagctgtgatattatCCCTGAATAGCAATGCCACATTACCCTCCCTCcgtgtcccttttgaaacatctaaaccctggaacatccagcagccattTCTGCCTTTGTGAATGCTAGATCTGTAATGGCCTCGGAGCTTTTCTAAGGATTCGAGTTCTTTACATAAAATGATAGAACTATATTGAATCTAATCAGACTTGTCTTAGAGTCAATTAAATATCGGAAGTGAGGTTTGGACTGGAATCGAATCAAGGGATGTGGAGGCTAAACATGCAGAGTAACGAATAACCAAAGAGTGGCCGGTAGATGGAAGGAGGGGGCGGAATTGTCGACTGGATTTTGGTAATTTCAGTTTGTTGTGTAACAAACCACCAGGAGGATGTTGCACTCCAGATGTAATCAAGTCAACGAGATGAGAGTTTATGCTATAGAATAATGATGTTTCAGGAATGATGGGGATACTGGGGTGTTCTAGGCGCAGGGAATCGTTAATGAATTGCATACTGAATTACAGGATAAAGAATATCAAGGAAATTGGGCCTGGAGTCCAATTGACTTGTTTATGTTTTTTAAAATATTCACTTCCTGGAACTGGGAGTCTTTTCCAGATTAGCGAAGACAAACAGCAGATCGCAGACGGGATTCCGGGAATCTAGCCCATGGGTTGGATGTTTAACCCGTAACGGGTCTGGTTTTTAAAGCTTCGCGTCTCCATATAGAAAAGCTGAGGCGAGAGTCTAAGGTTAattcaataataaaaaaaaaagacctcCATAGCATGTAAAAATCTAGGGCATAAGGGGCGGGTGTGAGAGCTACCGAGCCGTTCAGCACGACGCCAGCAACCCTGCGTATCAGAGTCCGGACTGGCCCTTGTCGCTGGGGCTCTAGCTCTAGGTTTGGATTGGTTGAGGATCTGTGGGGAATTGGATACGGACCGAGATACCATTGGTTGCTGGGCAGCAGGTCGACGTTTGGATTGGCTGTAAAGCTAGGCCTGGATTTGGAGTCGTTGTGGGACGCTGTTATGAGATTGGTTCATTCGGGTGAGGACGTATAGCTGAGCTTTGCATCTGCGTTTGGATTGGTTGCTGTGCTCCTAGTTCTGGTGGGATTGGCTGTGAGAATGTGGGTTCCGATTGGACGGAGAGCGAGACCGATGCAGGAACGAGGTTGTTTACAAGCAGCAATGGAACCAGGCGGTGGGTCTTGGGGAACGGGGGACCGTGTCGGGAGCCTCCCGGGACTGAAGCGGGCGGCGCTCCTCCTGCACCTGCTGGCTGTGGTTGGAGCTGTCTCGAGACCAGGTGAGACCGAGGGAgtcgggggaggggtgagggtagTGTGTCAGCATCTGGGCGGAGGAGAGGGGAAGCTGTTGAGGGCATGGGTTGGAGAAGTGAGggaaagatggggagaggggttggAGGAAGCCTTAGCTTGGGATCGGCGATGAGGACGGCTCTGAGCGAGACACTTTGGAGGTTGGGGAGAGCGTTGTTGTGATTGTTGTTGGGAGGGGAGGGTTTGGGAGTTAGAGTTCGTGGTGGGGCCATTTATGGGGGAACTGGCAAATGTAGTTGGTGTGTATGGGAGAAAGGGGTGGAGACAGAGTTTTGGAGGCACAGGGGGTTCCCCTCTGTCCTACAACGGGTGAACATTTCTATGCTGATTTGTTGCAGACTGCCTAACTTCCAATGGAACTGGTTTAAGTGGAGAGCAGCGTATTACGCCTGGAGTAAATTGTGCAAACTTGATGCAGAGTGAGCAGGATGAAAAGCTGAATCTTTCTCAAAACATCACAGGTAGCGGTCATAACTGGTGTTGCGCTCTGGGCGACAACAGCAATCAGTGCAACTTTGAGGTGGGCTGGGTTTAGGGGGATGGAATGGGTGTTGTACAGAGGAGGTAGGTGGCCCCTGATGTGAGGGAGGGGTGTTCATTTTTTGCAGGGCCAAGGATATTAAGGGTTTTCTTTTAAATTACGAAGGGTGGTGTTTACAGACGGTGTGGTGGAATTTTTGGAGTGAAAGTGCAGACTGGAGGTTATCGAGGATGTGGAACACGAGTCGAAAAATATTGCAATGAGGGCGGACTGAAGCAGCTAGGGTTTGCTTTCGTCCAAACAGAGAAAGCTGACGGCAGACTTAATGAAACAGATAATTTTTTGCGGGCCTCGAGAGTAATCGGGAATCATCTGTTTCCTAACGCAGACGGATCGAAAGCCAAGGCAATTgaagtaattggtgggagggttGAAGAAATGTTTTCACCTGGAGGGTGTCAGTGTCCAGCTTTCAGTGTTTGAGAGAGTGTGAGGTAATCTCGTCACATGTAAGCAATACCTGGATGTGCACTGCAAGGCAGGGACAAAGATCCCATCAAGGAACTCCTTTCTCACCAGGACAGTCTGGTAAAACACAGAataccacagcacagtacaggtacaGGGTCTGTAGCCCACAATACTATGGTGACTTTTAACCCTTCCCGCCAACATAtcccttcatttttttttatcatctatGTGCTTTAATTTAATATGTGTTtctttaaatgcccctaatgcatctgcctctaccaccaaccctggcatgccgttccacatatccaccactctcagcCAATCCTGCtgtcttggtaaatctcctctctccCAGTGGCTGTGCATTCTGTCTCTCCTGTCTCTATGAAAGCTGTGTGCCTGGCATGGACAGTGAAGACTGGGCATTACTTGGCTTGGTTGGCACTGATGGGAGGTGGACTTGGTGTCTCTGCTGGCCAGTACACAGTGTGGAAGAGACCACTGGGCCAAGGGACTGGAAAGTAATGGTTGTGTATttccaagttcaaagtcaatttattttcgaagtacatgtatgtcaccatatacaaccctgagattcattttcttgcaggtattttgtaataaatacaaaaagaaaagaatcaatgaaagaccatacacaagatggttaaacagccagtgtgcaagacaacagactgtgcaaatacaaacccCCCTCCCacaaaaataatgaataaataagcaataaatatcgagaacatgaggggaagagaccttgaaagtgagcccacaggttgtgggaacagttcactgttgcggtgagtgaagtgaaatttcccctctggttcaagagcctgatgattgaggggtaataactgttcctgaacctggtggtgaagttcctgaggcttttgtacctccttcctgatggcagcagtgagaagggatggcaggggtatccactactttgtgtaggctttcctttcaagggcattggtgtttacgTATAGAGGCTGATTGTGGCCAGACAGAAGTGTTGTGGGATGGTCCTTGTGAAGATGAATATGTTGGGTGGTGGAAAAAGTGTTTGCTGGCATTCTAAATGATTTGAATCCTGGAACAGTAGAGCTGTGGGGAAATTCAGTGGTGTAGAACTGAAGCAGGACACAGTTCAGAAGGTATAAGTTGTGTTGTATAAatatctgcacagactgtgtttGAGTACTGCggaacacactaaatgctggaagaactcagctggtcagacagcatgtatggagaataaacagtcaacttttcaggctgagacccttcatcaggactgcaaaggaagggggaagaagccagaataagaaggtgggggaagatgAAGTAGTATAAGCTGGCAAGGTACAAGGATAGGTTTGAGTACTGTTCTATTGTGGGTAGAAGATAGTGATAGAAGAGTGTAGAGGGATTGCATCAAACACAAGGGCATTCACCAGAATTGTACTCCAGCTAAAAGGGTATTTTCTCATGGTAGATCACAGAATGATCTTAAATAACTATGAAGTGTTTATTTAATGGAACAGAAAGTTTAGGTAACAAAATTCCCCTGGGACGATCCAGCACAGGGAGCATTCAGTCCTTGCTCAGTCATTTACCAGGCTTACATCTCGTTAGGTGCTTCCCTAAATGAAGACCTAAATCACACGACAGGAGAGCCGGAAACGGTGAAGCCAGGGGAGAGGGCAGCTCAGATCAAAGACCAGGTGAAGATGCCTTCTGCCAGCGAGCCCATTGTTCGGCAGCCAGTCAGTGGAATTAGCCACCCAGTGAGACAGTCAGCAAAACAGAAACAAGACCTTGGAGTTCCAGGTATGGTCCCTGCACTCAGTGCAATGGTTACAGTACAGGAGGgggaggctatttggcctattgagACTATGCTAACTCTTTGTAATGTTGATCCAGTCAGTTGCCTGTAGATTTCTGATAGTTACCTTGTTCTCACAATTGAATACAACCTAATCCCcatcactaatttgtttttccctGATCTCA encodes the following:
- the pik3ip1 gene encoding phosphoinositide-3-kinase-interacting protein 1, whose amino-acid sequence is MQERGCLQAAMEPGGGSWGTGDRVGSLPGLKRAALLLHLLAVVGAVSRPDCLTSNGTGLSGEQRITPGVNCANLMQSEQDEKLNLSQNITGASLNEDLNHTTGEPETVKPGERAAQIKDQVKMPSASEPIVRQPVSGISHPVRQSAKQKQDLGVPGQVLAIIMIVIIIALGSGIILGYIYKRGRDIKKEQEQRACEQEIHRIMLPLSAFSNPSCELDDEVTVVMVNPQTHTGESCEGDCSLPAGTPGA